From a region of the Ficedula albicollis isolate OC2 chromosome 1A, FicAlb1.5, whole genome shotgun sequence genome:
- the GALNT4 gene encoding polypeptide N-acetylgalactosaminyltransferase 4, with translation MRIRLARRWTWVRKSCVFLGFLMIAYFVVELSVSSFGASLAGKSITKGKWERRFSDRAEAAVDLARPVYDKPPPDPYAPGEWGKPSRPQLSPEEKKQEEELIEKYAINIYLSDKISLHRHIEDNRLSGCKAKSYNYRRLPTTSVIIAFYNEAWSTLLRTIHSVLETSPSVLLKEIILVDDLSDKVYLKAELEKYISSLKRVRLIRTNKREGLVRARLIGATFATGDVLTFLDCHCECVSGWLEPLLERIAENETVIVCPVIDTIDWKTFEYYMQTAEPMIGGFDWRLTFQWHSVPKHERLRRKSETDPIRSPTMAGGLFAVSKKYFEYLGTYDTGMDVWGGENLELSFRVWQCGGMLEIHPCSHVGHVFPKRAPYARPNFLQNTARAAEVWMDEFKDHFYNRNPSARKENYGDISERKILRERLKCKSFHWYLKNIFAELHVPEDRPGWHGAIRSTGIPSECLDYVLQEHNPTGSHLSLFGCHGQGGNQFFEYTSNQEIRFNSVTELCAEVPEREDYIGMRSCPKDGSPIPEIIIWHFKEDGTIYHPHSGKCLTAYRTTEGHADVQMRTCNAGDKNQIWKFEK, from the coding sequence ATGAGGATCCGGCTGGCGAGAAGATGGACGTGGGTCCGTAAAAGCTGCGTGTTCCTCGGCTTCTTAATGATCGCTTACTTTGTGGTCGAGCTGTCCGTTTCTTCCTTCGGTGCCTCCCTTGCCGGCAAGAGCATCACTAAAGGGAAATGGGAGAGGCGCTTTTCTgacagagcagaagcagctgtcGATTTGGCTCGTCCAGTTTATGACAAACCCCCACCCGATCCTTATGCTCCAGGAGAATGGGGTAAACCCTCTCGTCCACAGCTGAGTCCCgaggaaaagaaacaggaagaagaGCTGATTGAGAAGtatgcaataaatatttatttaagtgATAAAATTTCCCTCCACCGGCACATTGAAGATAATCGATTGAGTGGTTGTAAAGCTAAATCTTATAACTACAGAAGACTGCCCACGACATCTGTTATAATTGCTTTCTACAATGAAGCCTGGTCAACACTGCTGCGGACGATACATAGTGTTCTTGAGACATCACCTTCAGtgcttctgaaagaaattataCTGGTGGATGACCTGAGTGATAAAGTGTATTTGAAGGCTGAACTCGAAAAATACATAAGCAGTCTGAAAAGGGTTCGCTTGATAAGAACCAACAAACGAGAAGGATTGGTTCGTGCACGCTTGATTGGTGCTACCTTTGCTACTGGTGATGTTCTCACATTCCTGGATTGTCACTGTGAGTGTGTTTCCGGCTGGCTGGAACCGCTGCTCGAGAGGATTGCTGAGAATGAGACTGTTATTGTTTGTCCTGTCATTGACACCATTGACTGGAAAACATTTGAGTACTACATGCAGACGGCAGAGCCCATGATTGGGGGGTTTGACTGGCGGCTGACGTTCCAGTGGCACTCGGTGCCCAAACACGAACGTCTCAGGCGCAAATCTGAAACGGACCCAATCAGATCCCCAACTATGGCTGGGGGCTTGTTTGCTGTCAGCAAAAAGTACTTTGAGTACCTGGGAACCTATGATACAGGAATGGATGTTTGGGGAGGGGAGAACTTAGAATTGTCATTTAGGGTTTGGCAGTGTGGAGGCATGTTGGAAATTCATCCGTGCTCCCACGTGGGCCATGTGTTTCCAAAGCGTGCGCCCTATGCTCGACCAAATTTCCTTCAGAACACGGCACGTGCTGCTGAGGTGTGGATGGATGAGTTCAAAGATCACTTTTACAACAGAAATCCttcagcaaggaaagaaaactatggagacatttctgaaagaaagatTCTTAGAGAGCGTTTGAAATGCAAGAGTTTTCactggtatttaaaaaacatatttgctGAGTTGCACGTACCAGAAGATCGTCCTGGCTGGCACGGGGCCATCCGCAGCACAGGAATACCTTCAGAGTGCCTTGACTATGTCTTACAGGAGCATAATCCTACTGGCTCTCACCTTTCTCTCTTTGGCTGTCATGGTCAGGGAGGCAACCAATTTTTTGAATATACATCAAATCAGGAGATAAGATTTAACTCAGTAACTGAGCTATGTGCTGAAGTCCCTGAGCGGGAGGACTACATAGGTATGAGGAGCTGCCCAAAAGATGGATCTCCTATCCCAGAAATTATTATCTGGCACTTCAAAGAAGATGGGACTATTTATCATCCTCATTCAGGGAAGTGCCTTACTGCTTATCGTACGACTGAGGGGCATGCTGATGTGCAAATGAGAACTTGTAATGCTGgagataaaaatcagatttggaAATTTGAGAAATAA